One region of Vespula vulgaris chromosome 9, iyVesVulg1.1, whole genome shotgun sequence genomic DNA includes:
- the LOC127066175 gene encoding quinone oxidoreductase isoform X3 — MNKLCRQLSIESPSVTGRDCVFSFDVPVPDVPAQGARIRVVCAGACYHPKRSPSLSSLTSVSSTSSLATEASLEGDFPINIPHHGVRDAALFPGYEVAGVIESLGSDVNEDCEYALGDRVILYPYEGIPNGYVEYLVVHDLKYLIKIPDNMSLSVAAMLPAGALLAMNTVFSAHEHVQNLLKERDEKTVCKILIVGTGGLALWALRIAAYHFSDIKDRVTITIATLKDDGLIMAQEFQRLNFAYSVNVVQWNEDLYEKQLIERTMDACQGQVDVVIDFGTTSRSLHRSIQCLSKGGVVFVIKEVADRLLPKFSRRAEERQQSIKSVEPGTLEQLRELVQLVASNEIEPPPHTVYPAEEALDVVHKLCHSMIQGRAILRFYPAD, encoded by the exons atgaacaAGCTGTGCAGACAACTGTCGATCGAAAGTCCAAGCGTAACAGGACGAGACTGCGTATTTAGTTTCGATGTACCGGTTCCTGATGTACCCGCACAAGGTGCTCGAATCCGTGTAGTCTGTGCCGGAGCTTGTTATCATCCAAAACGTTCACCGAGTCTCTCGTCTCTCACATCGGTATCAAGTACCAGTAGTTTGGCTACCGAGGCATCCTTAGAGGGTGATTTCCCAATTAACATTCCTCATCATGGCGTAAGAGATGCCGCATTATTTCCTGGATACGAAGTTGCCGGTGTCATCGAGTCTCTTGGTTCTGACGTTAACGAGGATTGCGAATACGCTCTTGGAGATCGCGTTATTCTTTATCCGTACGAAGGAATACCAAACGGATACGTCGAATATTTGGTTGTACATGATcttaaatatcttataaagATACCCGACAATATGTCATTGAGCGTAGCAGCTATGTTACCAGCCGGTGCACTACTTGCTATGAACACCGTATTTTCTGCACACGAGCATGTACAGAATCTTTTGAAGGAAAGAGACGAGAAAACTGTATGCAAGATATTGATCGTTGGCACAGGTGGATTAGCACTTTGGGCATTGAGAATTGCGGCTTATCACTTCAGTGATATAAAGGATAGAGTGACCATAACAATCGCAACACTTAAAGATGATGGTCTCATAATGGCACAGGAATTTCAACG tTTGAACTTTGCTTACAGCGTTAACGTTGTACAATGGAACGAAGATCTGTATGAGAAACAGCTGATCGAACGGACGATGGACGCTTGTCAAGGTCAGGTTGACGTTGTAATTGACTTTGGAACTACGTCCCGTAGTCTACATCGTAGCATCCAATGTTTGAGCAAAGGCGGAGTCGTATTCGTGATAAAGGAAGTAGCTGATCGTCTTTTACCAAAGTTTAGTAGACGTGCCGAAGAAAGACAACAAAGTATAAAGTCGGTTGAACCAGGTACATTGGAACAACTCCGTGAACTGGTTCAATTGGTTGCATCGAACGAAATCGAACCACCACCACATACGGTATATCCTGCCGAGGAAGCACTCGACGTCGTTCACAAGCTTTGTCATTCCATGATTCAAGGTCGTGCGATTCTTCGTTTCTATCCAGctgattaa
- the LOC127066175 gene encoding quinone oxidoreductase isoform X1, translating to MPVELEPVPSIAHKACPTHCNGEEKMNKLCRQLSIESPSVTGRDCVFSFDVPVPDVPAQGARIRVVCAGACYHPKRSPSLSSLTSVSSTSSLATEASLEGDFPINIPHHGVRDAALFPGYEVAGVIESLGSDVNEDCEYALGDRVILYPYEGIPNGYVEYLVVHDLKYLIKIPDNMSLSVAAMLPAGALLAMNTVFSAHEHVQNLLKERDEKTVCKILIVGTGGLALWALRIAAYHFSDIKDRVTITIATLKDDGLIMAQEFQRLNFAYSVNVVQWNEDLYEKQLIERTMDACQGQVDVVIDFGTTSRSLHRSIQCLSKGGVVFVIKEVADRLLPKFSRRAEERQQSIKSVEPGTLEQLRELVQLVASNEIEPPPHTVYPAEEALDVVHKLCHSMIQGRAILRFYPAD from the exons ATGCCTGTGGAATTGGAGCCAGTGCCATCGATCGCTCATAAGGCCTGTCCCACCCATTGTAATGG agaagagaaaatgaacaAGCTGTGCAGACAACTGTCGATCGAAAGTCCAAGCGTAACAGGACGAGACTGCGTATTTAGTTTCGATGTACCGGTTCCTGATGTACCCGCACAAGGTGCTCGAATCCGTGTAGTCTGTGCCGGAGCTTGTTATCATCCAAAACGTTCACCGAGTCTCTCGTCTCTCACATCGGTATCAAGTACCAGTAGTTTGGCTACCGAGGCATCCTTAGAGGGTGATTTCCCAATTAACATTCCTCATCATGGCGTAAGAGATGCCGCATTATTTCCTGGATACGAAGTTGCCGGTGTCATCGAGTCTCTTGGTTCTGACGTTAACGAGGATTGCGAATACGCTCTTGGAGATCGCGTTATTCTTTATCCGTACGAAGGAATACCAAACGGATACGTCGAATATTTGGTTGTACATGATcttaaatatcttataaagATACCCGACAATATGTCATTGAGCGTAGCAGCTATGTTACCAGCCGGTGCACTACTTGCTATGAACACCGTATTTTCTGCACACGAGCATGTACAGAATCTTTTGAAGGAAAGAGACGAGAAAACTGTATGCAAGATATTGATCGTTGGCACAGGTGGATTAGCACTTTGGGCATTGAGAATTGCGGCTTATCACTTCAGTGATATAAAGGATAGAGTGACCATAACAATCGCAACACTTAAAGATGATGGTCTCATAATGGCACAGGAATTTCAACG tTTGAACTTTGCTTACAGCGTTAACGTTGTACAATGGAACGAAGATCTGTATGAGAAACAGCTGATCGAACGGACGATGGACGCTTGTCAAGGTCAGGTTGACGTTGTAATTGACTTTGGAACTACGTCCCGTAGTCTACATCGTAGCATCCAATGTTTGAGCAAAGGCGGAGTCGTATTCGTGATAAAGGAAGTAGCTGATCGTCTTTTACCAAAGTTTAGTAGACGTGCCGAAGAAAGACAACAAAGTATAAAGTCGGTTGAACCAGGTACATTGGAACAACTCCGTGAACTGGTTCAATTGGTTGCATCGAACGAAATCGAACCACCACCACATACGGTATATCCTGCCGAGGAAGCACTCGACGTCGTTCACAAGCTTTGTCATTCCATGATTCAAGGTCGTGCGATTCTTCGTTTCTATCCAGctgattaa
- the LOC127066175 gene encoding quinone oxidoreductase isoform X2: MPVELEPVPSIAHKACPTHCNGEEKMNKLCRQLSIESPSVTGRDCVFSFDVPVPDVPAQGARIRVVCAGACYHPKRSPSLSSLTSVSSTSSLATEASLEGDFPINIPHHGVRDAALFPGYEVAGVIESLGSDVNEDCEYALGDRVILYPYEGIPNGYVEYLVVHDLKYLIKIPDNMSLSVAAMLPAGALLAMNTVFSAHEHVQNLLKERDEKTVCKILIVGTGGLALWALRIAAYHFSDIKDRVTITIATLKDDGLIMAQEFQRVNVVQWNEDLYEKQLIERTMDACQGQVDVVIDFGTTSRSLHRSIQCLSKGGVVFVIKEVADRLLPKFSRRAEERQQSIKSVEPGTLEQLRELVQLVASNEIEPPPHTVYPAEEALDVVHKLCHSMIQGRAILRFYPAD, encoded by the exons ATGCCTGTGGAATTGGAGCCAGTGCCATCGATCGCTCATAAGGCCTGTCCCACCCATTGTAATGG agaagagaaaatgaacaAGCTGTGCAGACAACTGTCGATCGAAAGTCCAAGCGTAACAGGACGAGACTGCGTATTTAGTTTCGATGTACCGGTTCCTGATGTACCCGCACAAGGTGCTCGAATCCGTGTAGTCTGTGCCGGAGCTTGTTATCATCCAAAACGTTCACCGAGTCTCTCGTCTCTCACATCGGTATCAAGTACCAGTAGTTTGGCTACCGAGGCATCCTTAGAGGGTGATTTCCCAATTAACATTCCTCATCATGGCGTAAGAGATGCCGCATTATTTCCTGGATACGAAGTTGCCGGTGTCATCGAGTCTCTTGGTTCTGACGTTAACGAGGATTGCGAATACGCTCTTGGAGATCGCGTTATTCTTTATCCGTACGAAGGAATACCAAACGGATACGTCGAATATTTGGTTGTACATGATcttaaatatcttataaagATACCCGACAATATGTCATTGAGCGTAGCAGCTATGTTACCAGCCGGTGCACTACTTGCTATGAACACCGTATTTTCTGCACACGAGCATGTACAGAATCTTTTGAAGGAAAGAGACGAGAAAACTGTATGCAAGATATTGATCGTTGGCACAGGTGGATTAGCACTTTGGGCATTGAGAATTGCGGCTTATCACTTCAGTGATATAAAGGATAGAGTGACCATAACAATCGCAACACTTAAAGATGATGGTCTCATAATGGCACAGGAATTTCAACG CGTTAACGTTGTACAATGGAACGAAGATCTGTATGAGAAACAGCTGATCGAACGGACGATGGACGCTTGTCAAGGTCAGGTTGACGTTGTAATTGACTTTGGAACTACGTCCCGTAGTCTACATCGTAGCATCCAATGTTTGAGCAAAGGCGGAGTCGTATTCGTGATAAAGGAAGTAGCTGATCGTCTTTTACCAAAGTTTAGTAGACGTGCCGAAGAAAGACAACAAAGTATAAAGTCGGTTGAACCAGGTACATTGGAACAACTCCGTGAACTGGTTCAATTGGTTGCATCGAACGAAATCGAACCACCACCACATACGGTATATCCTGCCGAGGAAGCACTCGACGTCGTTCACAAGCTTTGTCATTCCATGATTCAAGGTCGTGCGATTCTTCGTTTCTATCCAGctgattaa